ATTCAGCTGGGATTAGCAGAACATCTGTCCTACACTGCCAGGGAAATTTTAAATTCACGTTTGAAAGCTGACTAAAAACAAGTAGAGCTAATGATGACAGTCATAAATCCACCTGGTAGAGTAATTGTCATTACATCCTGCCCCAACAGCACCATACATCAGTTTCAATGTACTTAGTTTCTTCAGACCACGTTCTCAGAAACAGAGGTGGACCTGGGGTACTCAGGGAGGGATATCTGACCTCTTTTGGCGATAATATGGAGATGTAGTTCTCGTAGATGGAGCGTGCTTTCTCTTCGATGGAGCTCTTGTTGATTTCCTGTTTGAGGTCTTCACAGGCCAGCCAGAACAGCATGTTCTCCTCGCTGTACTCCGTCCGTAGAAACTCACGGAAAACATTCCGACCCGCCGGGTTCCTCATCAGCTTGTCGAAGGACTGAGACCACAGACGCATCTCCTCCACTGAGGGTTTGGTGCTGAGGAAAGAAACAGGACAGAGAGGggtttgatttttactcattttattgatttgactttatatttggTCAGTTTTTATATTaagaatgagcagaaacagtAACACAGAGAACCAGCAGGGCCAGCTGGAGCTGAAGTAACCATCAGGAACAGAGCTGTGGAAGTAATGTATGCACTCATTGTCCCACCATCACTAACAGTTCTGTCCACacttaaagcatcttcacactgAGAGTGGAGCcgctgctggaaacagacataaatattcactcatcccacagctctgtattCATTATTACTGCCGTATTACTGCCCATCCCTACCCACCAGTCACTCCCCGGTCCAGGATTCCTCAGAGTCCTGAACCCACCAGGCTCTAGCTCTAGTTTAGTCTTTGTCACTGACCTCTGAGTGTCTGAGACTCACCAAGCTTcacagtttggtatggtttcCATCTTTGTCTCCTGTGATATTCTCTTCCTCCTGCTTCGTCGCCGCCTCTCCTCTTCATTCCTGATGGAGACACTGACATGATGAGGtggctctcacacacacacattaacaaacacacattaacacacacactaaaCCACAGCTTACAGAGGGGCGATCCCTCCCAGAACCATAAACACATTAACAATCATCCACAGAGAAGTTGGGGCCACATTTAGAGGACCTCTAACCACAGCTATGATAATAGTAGGGGGAAGCAGCTACAGGTATAAGCAGCCTCAGAGTGTGTGAAGTGTTAAGTGTGTGTAACAGAAGCTGAGCTGAATAATGAGCTCCCTGTGGAAGAATAGAGATGTAATCACAGTAGGACTGCTGTCTGAGGATGTCTGCAGACTGAGAGCAGATCTGGCTCAGGTATTCCTGCAGACTGAGAGCAGATCTGGCTCAGGTATTCCTGCAGACTGAGAGCAGATCTGGCTCAGGTATTCCTGCAGACTGAGAGCAGATCTGGCTCAGGTATTCCTGCAGACTGAGAGCAGATCTAGGTCAGGTATTTTTGCAGACTGAGAGCAGCTCTtgcaaacaaccaggcacattcACACCtttggccaatttagagtcaccactAAACCTaaccagcatgtctttggtggtgggaggaaactggagtacctggagagaacccacgcgtgcacggggagaacatgcaaactctgcacaggcAGAACCTGACTGGCAAGCGAACcagcgaccttcttgctgtgaggtgacTCGGTCGTCAGAGTTAATGCAGagtttatgtgtgtgagtgtgtgttagcTGATAGCAACGTGCACATATGTCAGAGTTCATGCAGAGTTCATgcgtgtgtgttggtgtgtgtttctAACCatgagcagctgcagcagcagcaccagcagaAGCAGCAGGCGTTCGGCCGTTGGGAATTCTGGGTAGTGGTCATGCCCCGCCCCCCTCCCGTCCCTCTCAGTGCTGAGGTCTCGCTGCGACCTCCCCCCATGGCCAGCTCGCCCCCTCGCTCGGCCGGGATCGGACCTGTGtactagagagagagagaggttagATAACTGTGAGGTCTGCATCAATAACACAGCCTGGTGATCCTCTCTGCACCTCCAAGCATTTAGACGTCGTTTAAACAGAGAATTTTAGCTTCAGATTAACTGTGTTATTATTAGACTCCACCCTTTCACCTAAACATGCATGCATTGGAATTTTATTGACTCTTGTACTccttaaaatgtgaaatctttTAGAACAGAATCCCAGTTTATCCTAAAGTCCAGCTGTAGAGGTAAATGCAGAGAAACCTGAACAGTAACGACACAGACGGTGATAACAGGAGCTAAAATAGTCTCCACGTGACGCTGCTTTATTTACAGTAATCACACAGAGCTAGTGCAGTTAATAATGCTCTCTGCTGTGTTTGAAAATGCTACACAGAGCCGGTTTGTCTCTCTGGGTGATCGATGACGCTGAGTTCAGAGTCTAGCAAATATCATCAACCTGCTTTAGTCAGGCTTAGTAGTTTGGTTTCAGAATCACATTTTATCACGTCAATAATAGGATGTTAACTATAGCTGACTTTAGGGAACATAAACAGGTCATTTACCAGGTCATTTTAGGCTCCACAGGGCTGAATCAAAcatctaaatcagtgttactcaaccctgctcaactaaagagccaaactgctgtaaaataccctcgcaaaagccacaatctaagtggttaaaagtggcaaaaaacagcttaaagtagcaataaaaataagttaaaggaggcaaaaatggtcaaaaaatgcaacaaaaatgggtgaaaatggggaggaaaaagtggaaaagggtcagaaagtaccaaaaaaaggtgagaagtgacaaaaaaatgtgtaaaaggtggcaaaaaatgagtgaaaaggactacaattggcaaaaagcagtcaagagtggcaaaaacaggcaaaaaaggaaataagtggtatttaatggcaaaaagtagctaaaatgggtgaaaagtggtgaaaaagggcaaaaatgtgataaagtgggaaaaagaagtggcaaaaatgggcaaaaaaagaggaaacagttggtttttaatggaaaaggtagcttaaacaGGCaatgggggaaaaatgggaaaaggtggtaaaaagtggctaaaatgggcaaaatataggaaaaaattggtatttaatgactaaaggtagcttaaatggctGGGAAGGGgagaaaaattggtgaaaaaggcaaaaaaggataaaagttgcaaaaaagtgtcagaaatgggcaaaaaatagggaaaaagtggtattttatggcaaaaggtagctaaacTGGGGAAAATTGGGagaagaaatggtgaaaaagggcaaaaattgcatagaagtggcaaaaatgggtaaaagtggcacaaaaagtggcaaagagaaggaaaaatgtggtattCAATGATAAAAGGTAGCTTAGATGGatgaaaaatgctaaaaatgttgaaaatgggcaaaaaagtttccctttttaaggttttcttggggaataatctttaaaatcaagacataaaagagccacacactgAGCATCACTAATCCAAACAGTCATTTAGAGGAGATTTATAAACATCCACATTTAGGCTGAAATACCTCCATACTAGTTTTAGGTTGAGCCCTAGATGGAGGGATCAGGAGTTTCTCCAGCTGAAGTGATTATTACTGAAACGTTATAACCATCCTGGGTAGACTGACCTCCAGAGAGAAAGGAGGACGAAGACGGAGAGGAACACAGAGACTCAGAGAGAGGCATGGAGAAGaggaagtgagagagagagctggtATGGAGACAGAGCAGGCAGTGTGATGCATCATGTGACTGtgatcacacacaaacacacacaatgatcatcacatgcacacacaggtTTCTCAACTTTGGCTTCAAGACTGACACCACGCTCAGATCTGTGTGCATCACATCACACTTCACTGTGAGTGTTTCTATCGAGCGCTAAAGCATCATGAAGAGAGATGGGGGGTGACATGACCTCACTGTAGGGAAGCACAACATCCTGTTTCTGCACATGTCAGGTGTGCTGATATTTTCAAACTCACTTTAGCTGTTACAAACACATTTATAGTTGGCCCACGGTGGGGCCTCTGAGTGGGTGGGGCCCTAGAAACCCCCTACAGCTGATGGTAGATTTTCACCAATATTTGAGGACGACATCATTTATTTTGCCGATATGTGTAAGAGCTAACTGTACCGATATGTTGATCATATCGTGCACCCTTGTATAAACAGGCAGTGATTTGTAATACTTTATCAAGGAGTAATAAAAAAATAGCCATAGTTTTGCTTTAACTACCGTCACGATGATGTTGCTATGTGATGAGTGAATATTTAGAATAAATTC
This window of the Cheilinus undulatus linkage group 11, ASM1832078v1, whole genome shotgun sequence genome carries:
- the rgs19 gene encoding regulator of G-protein signaling 19 isoform X2; amino-acid sequence: MCLRKRSGYRPPDLINAKIYTGPIPAERGGELAMGGGRSETSALRGTGGGRGMTTTQNSQRPNACCFCWCCCCSCSWNEEERRRRSRRKRISQETKMETIPNCEACTKPSVEEMRLWSQSFDKLMRNPAGRNVFREFLRTEYSEENMLFWLACEDLKQEINKSSIEEKARSIYENYISILSPKEVSLDARVREVINRKMQDPSPHTFEDAQLQIYTLMHRDSYPRFLSSNIYKSLVHGSSRTSSES
- the rgs19 gene encoding regulator of G-protein signaling 19 isoform X1, whose translation is MHVSGLLTSLTTRTLTCCPPSRHDRRPGPIPAERGGELAMGGGRSETSALRGTGGGRGMTTTQNSQRPNACCFCWCCCCSCSWNEEERRRRSRRKRISQETKMETIPNCEACTKPSVEEMRLWSQSFDKLMRNPAGRNVFREFLRTEYSEENMLFWLACEDLKQEINKSSIEEKARSIYENYISILSPKEVSLDARVREVINRKMQDPSPHTFEDAQLQIYTLMHRDSYPRFLSSNIYKSLVHGSSRTSSES
- the rgs19 gene encoding regulator of G-protein signaling 19 isoform X3, producing the protein MTDVLYTGPIPAERGGELAMGGGRSETSALRGTGGGRGMTTTQNSQRPNACCFCWCCCCSCSWNEEERRRRSRRKRISQETKMETIPNCEACTKPSVEEMRLWSQSFDKLMRNPAGRNVFREFLRTEYSEENMLFWLACEDLKQEINKSSIEEKARSIYENYISILSPKEVSLDARVREVINRKMQDPSPHTFEDAQLQIYTLMHRDSYPRFLSSNIYKSLVHGSSRTSSES
- the rgs19 gene encoding regulator of G-protein signaling 19 isoform X4 — its product is MGGGRSETSALRGTGGGRGMTTTQNSQRPNACCFCWCCCCSCSWNEEERRRRSRRKRISQETKMETIPNCEACTKPSVEEMRLWSQSFDKLMRNPAGRNVFREFLRTEYSEENMLFWLACEDLKQEINKSSIEEKARSIYENYISILSPKEVSLDARVREVINRKMQDPSPHTFEDAQLQIYTLMHRDSYPRFLSSNIYKSLVHGSSRTSSES